The following are encoded together in the Drosophila biarmipes strain raj3 chromosome 3L, RU_DBia_V1.1, whole genome shotgun sequence genome:
- the LOC108034926 gene encoding differentially expressed in FDCP 8 homolog, with protein MSWRDSLTSIPGTVAQLINESASTLMHVSSSLGSTVGTGGSSGPGSEGGGSEESGPQGEYRALPIPASLVREQWRLIFTSDANIQDLQAAIAHCRDLVLLSEELSEERRWLVRHLVDLRYSLQELEEAQEQQSLSSDMVVMNAIRAVVGHHFVPHHPHHGKRSRLQAAAKRNYCDHCTTIIWSVVQNSYVCSDCGFLVHQKCIDGVKRVCAHVLVSERQHPISEICPEIGLAAQGYKCAECGTMLNIKNTWIEPRLCDYSGLYYCPRCNWNDSNFIPARIIHNWDFSPRRISRTALQEIRLFLNKPLIRLEEDNPKLFVFVEKLCAVKKLRQNLVHMRHYLAACRIASELKLVDQQLGGRRHLAQSNEFYSLRDLTQVESGALTEFLQAVFKAFDDHIRSCPMCLAQAYICEICSNNEVIFPFDDGCIKCDQCNSIYHRVCLTRKNMICPKCIRIQERRLQLDRMKGSEDDDEVATDDEVALAE; from the exons ATGAGCTGGCGAGACAGTCTCACCAGCATCCCGGGCACCGTGGCCCAGCTGATCAACGAGAGTGCCAGCACCCTGATGCACGTCTCGTCCTCGCTGGGATCAACAGTTGGCACTGGGGGCTCCAGTGGACCTGGGTCCGAGGGCGGGGGCTCCGAGGAGAGTGGTCCACAGGGCGAGTACAGGGCGCTGCCCATTCCCGCCTCCTTGGTGCGCGAGCAGTGGCGCCTGATCTTCACCAGCGATGCCAACATCCAGGACCTGCAGGCGGCCATCGCCCACTGCCGGGACCTCGTCCTGCTGAGCGAGGAACTCAGCGAAGAGAGACGCTGGCTGGTGCGGCACCTGGTGGATCTGCGATACTCGCTtcaggagctggaggaggccCAGGAGCAGCAGTCGCTGTCCTCGGACATGGTCGTGATGAACGCCATCCGGGCGGTGGTGGGCCATCACTTTGTGCCCCACCATCCGCATCACGGCAAGCGGAGTCGCCTGCAAGCAGCCGCCAAGAGGAACTACTGTGACCACTGCACCACCATCATCTGGAGCGTGGTGCAGAACTCCTACGTGTGCAGCGACTGCGGCTTCCTGGTCCATCAAAAGTGCATCGATGGCGTGAAGAGGGTGTGTGCCCATGTCCTCGTCTCGGAGCGTCAGCATCCCATCTCGGAGATCTGCCCGGAAATAGGACTGGCCGCCCAGGGATACAAGTGCGCCGAGTGCGGAACGATGCTAAATATAA AAAACACCTGGATTGAGCCACGCCTGTGCGACTACAGTGGCTTGTACTACTGTCCTCGCTGCAACTGGAACGACAGCAACTTTATACCAGCCCGCATTATCCACAACTGGGACTTCTCCCCCCGACGAATTTCGCGCACGGCTCTCCAGGAGATCAGGTTGTTCCTGAACAAACCCCTCATCCGTTTGGAGGAGGACAATCCCAAGCTGTTTGTGTTCGTGGAGAAGCTGTGTGCGGTGAAGAAATTGCGCCAGAACCTGGTGCACATGCGGCACTACCTGGCCGCCTGCAGGATCGCCAGCGAACTGAAGCTGGTCGACCAGCAACTGGGCGGCAGACGCCATCTGGCGCAGTCCAATGAGTTTTATTCCCTGAGGGATCTCACGCAGGTGGAGTCCGGCGCCCTCACCGAATTCCTGCAGGCAGTTTTCAAGGCTTTCGACGATCACATACGGTCCTGTCCCATGTGCCTGGCCCAGGCGTATATCTGCGAAATCTGCAGCAACAACGAGGTGATCTTCCCCTTCGACGATGGCTGCATCAAATGCGACCAGTGCAACTCCATTTACCACCGCGTTTGCCTCACGCGCAAGAATATGATTTGCCCCAAGTGCATACGCATCCAGGAGCGGCGACTCCAATTGGATCGCATGAAGGGCTCTGAGGATGATGACGAAGTGGCCACCGATGATGAAGTGGCTCTCGCGGAATAA
- the LOC108034923 gene encoding protein KRI1 homolog: MKSGKINNIMNNKLFEGSDDDGEDLQLSTNKDYAKTYNILRKKELLQKYKDRGLDVSESEFDSDSSSSEEDEVDPKFDQDFFKTLSSLKSKDPRIYDKDTKFFKESSSDEEDKDEESSKKKKKPKPVTLKDYERKVILEHNGKFESSDEEQQEKEQERLQRAQSPTAVEEERRLKAEFRSVMNQEDDGEDEEFGGIFKKRSKTKEQTAAEEADFAKWLAGKQEEIQLADKQQLEPLKQYWNSSKLTQGESFLRDYILNKGYANTDASAIPTYDEIVGEAAPLSEDEQELEKQAEFEHKYNFRFEEPDADFIKRYPRTIEQSIRRTDDKRKEKRKELKERKDQEKQQKMKELDLIKELKRKEIEEKIRKLKAVTGNDELGFRDEELEEDFDPAAHDRRMQELFDDEYYNVDEGEEKPECPSDIDELMLEDWDNYDPRQHNNDGGQDYDGHCEDEDFNMDCDYDPSTSKQQLQQELIENTRGRKGRKGRRNRFMEMIQAEKPAFNPEDEKTYSEYIDEYYQMDCEDIIGDQPCRFKYVETTPNDFGLTIEEILLAKNKELNQWASLKKAVQNRPEHIEKKEQRLYKMKAKNEDLKRKIFKSLYGEGSDDEEKEPAEEATEAKPAETSAPTESSQAPTEVLSKSKRKRLKRKAAASAAASSPQIPKEEPKPATEDNHAEDIKKKDEPASMKNKSDTKTSAQKTKDTKPNNAIDTKKKEANKAKNGFKKPQKQTPTKPEQKKSEDAVKSTESAPTKPEKSNGNNPFNKQNGKPNQRQQLPPIHKNQGDHKKSAKNATGPNPFKKSNQKASGPFPAKKTNNFKAKNKVNKTTNGITDDRLKAYGINPRKFHKREKYGKKDK; the protein is encoded by the exons ATGAAATCCgggaaaataaacaatattatgaataataaaCTATTCGAGGGCTCCGATGACGACGGGGAGGACCTGCAGTTGTCCACCAACAAGGACTATGCCAAGACCTACAACATCCTGcgcaagaaggagctgctacAGAAAT ACAAAGATCGTGGCTTGGATGTATCCGAGTCGGAGTTCGATAGCGACAGCTCTTCCTCGGAGGAGGACGAGGTAGACCCCAAATTCGACCAGGACTTCTTCAAGACACTTTCCTCGCTGAAGAGCAAAGATCCACGGATTTACGACAAGGACACAAAATTCTTTAAGGAGTCCTCCAGCGATGAAGAGGATAAGGATGAGGAATCCTcgaagaaaaagaagaaaccCAAGCCGGTCACATTGAAGGACTACGAAAGAAAGGTGATCCTCGAGCACAATGGCAAGTTCGAGAGCTCGGatgaggagcagcaggagaagGAGCAAGAGCGGCTCCAGCGGGCCCAGTCTCCCACCGCCGTGGAGGAGGAGAGGCGCCTCAAGGCCGAGTTTCGGAGTGTGATGAACCAGGAGGACGATGGCGAGGATGAGGAATTTGGCGGTATATTCAAGAAACGCAGCAAGACCAAGGAGCAAACGGCTGCCGAGGAGGCGGACTTTGCCAAGTGGTTGGCGGGAAAGCAGGAGGAGATTCAGCTAGCCGACAAGCAGCAGTTGGAGCCCCTAAAGCAGTACTGGAACAGCAGCAAGCTGACGCAGGGCGAGAGTTTCCTCAGGGACTACATCCTGAACAAGGGCTATGCCAACACCGATGCGTCAGCCATTCCCACCTACGATGAGATCGTTGGCGAAGCTGCCCCACTTTCCGAGGATGAGCAGGAACTAGAGAAGCAGGCCGAGTTTGAACACAAGTACAATTTCCGCTTTGAAGAACCGGATGCGGACTTCATCAAGCGCTATCCCCGCACCATCGAACAATCCATTCGTCGCACGGATGACAAGAGGAAGGAAAAACGCAAGGAACTCAAGGAGCGCAAGGATCAGGAGAAGCAGCAGAAGATGAAGGAACTAGACCTGATCAAGGAATTAAAGCGCAAGGAGATCGAGGAAAAGATACGCAAGCTAAAAGCCGTGACGGGCAACGATGAACTCGGTTTCCGGGACGAAGAACTCGAGGAGGACTTCGATCCGGCGGCGCACGATCGTCGAATGCAGGAGCTCTTCGACGATGAGTACTATAATGTGGATGAGGGCGAGGAGAAACCCGAATGTCCGTCGGACATCGACGAACTGATGCTGGAAGACTGGGACAACTACGATCCCAGGCAGCATAACAATGACGGCGGTCAAGATTACGATGGCCACTGTGAGGACGAGGACTTTAACATGGACTGTGACTACGATCCGTCCACGTCCAAGCAGCAACTCCAACAGGAGCTTATCGAAAACACGCGAGGTCGCAAAGGACGCAAGGGCAGGCGGAATCGCTTCATGGAGATGATCCAGGCGGAGAAGCCGGCATTCAATCCCGAGGACGAGAAGACCTACAGTGAGTACATCGACGAGTACTACCAAATGGACTGCGAGGACATCATTGGAGATCAGCCATGTAGATTTAAATATGTGGAAACCACACCCAACGATTTTGGGCTGACGATAGAAGAG ATCTTGCTGGCCAAGAACAAGGAGCTCAACCAGTGGGCTAGCCTCAAGAAAGCTGTGCAAAACAGGCCGGAACATATCGAGAAAAAGGAGCAGCGTCTGTACAAGATGAAGGCCAAGAACGAAGACCTGAAGCGAAAGATATTCAAGAGTCTGTATGGCGAAGG ATCTGATGATGAGGAAAAGGAGCCAGCAGAAGAGGCAACTGAGGCGAAACCAGCTGAAACGTCAGCCCCAACTGAGAGTTCTCAAGCTCCAACGGAAGTTTTGTCCAAATCAAAGAGGAAACGTCTTAAACGCAAGGCTGCCGCATCAGCAGCTGCCAGTTCCCCACAGATTCCCAAAGAGGAGCCCAAACCAGCGACGGAAGACAACCACGCAGAGGATATCAAAAAGAAGGACGAACCGGCTTCTATGAAGAATAAAAGTGACACTAAGACCTCCGCGCAGAAGACAAAGGATACGAAACCCAATAATGCAATTGacacaaagaaaaaagaaGCTAACAAAGCGAAAAATGGATTCAAAAAACCTCAAAAACAAACTCCAACTAAACCGGAACAGAAAAAGTCTGAGGATGCCGTGAAAAGTACGGAAAGTGCGCCTACAAAACCGGAAAAATCGAATGGAAACAACCCgttcaacaaacaaaacggAAAACCCAACCAGAGACAACAGCTGCCACCGATTCACAAAAACCAAGGAGACCATAAAAAATCAGCCAAGAACGCCACAGGCCCAAATCCCTTCAAAAAATCCAACCAAAAAGCCAGCGGCCCCTTCCCAGCCAAGAAAACGAATAACTTTAAGGcgaaaaacaaagtaaataaGACCACGAATGGAATAACAGACGATCGATTGAAGGCCTACGGCATAAATCCCAGAAAGTTCCACAAGCGGGAAAAGTACGGAAAGAAAGATAAGTGA
- the LOC108034930 gene encoding autophagy protein 12-like, which translates to MAETPESQAALSTSTSTPVDKDGSKICILLNATGNVPIIKKRTWTVDPNKTVSWIQKFIHKFLKLDASEQIFLYVNQTFAPAPDQIIKNLYECHGTNGKLVLYYCKNQAWG; encoded by the exons ATGGCGGAGACACCGGAATCCCAGGCTGCCTTGAGCACTTCCACCTCCACGCCCGTTGACAAAGATGGTTCCAAGA TTTGTATCCTTCTGAACGCCACTGGTAATGTGCCAATCATCAAGAAGCGAACCTGGACCGTAGATCCCAACAAGACGGTCAGCTGGATCCAGAAGTTCATCCACAAGTTCCTCAAACTTGATGCCAGCGAGCAGATT TTCCTCTACGTTAATCAGACGTTTGCACCCGCCCCGGATCAGATAATCAAGAACCTGTACGAGTGCCATGGAACCAATGGCAAGCTGGTG